The stretch of DNA CTcatgattttattttccaatCCGGTTTCCACGACGAGGTCAGTTTGGGGTGTCAGTGACAATAATACTATGCATTTATATTGAAGAGCAAATAGAGCATCTAGGACTCAGTTGATTCCTCGGCATTTGAAGAAAAGTCTAATACATATGATAAATGACAAACAGATCATCATTAGCTACAGTACACCATTCAATAGAACACACACTCTCTATGTCTCAGTCCCTCAGACGTACATCAGAAGCCATTATCTGGCAACAAGTCATGTTATTGGATGTCTTGCTAACTGTTGGCAAACAGGACTGTAAACCTTGAGCTCACTTTACTGAATCTCCATGGTAGACCTAAGCCCAGCCCGGTAATAGAGTCACAGGTTGTCTTTGTCGTCACTAGACTAGGCCTCAGTGCATGAGCAATGAACCCGTTACCGTTTGCTAGATTGTGCTGTGTACTCCGCAGCGTCCTTTATAGCTATCCCACTAAGATCATGCGTTGCTGCGCTTGCAATGGGGTGTGAACAGTAAAAAAACAACTCTATACTATGGCTGGGTTCCATTCAGCCTGGCTCTGATAAAACGTTTCCTGATGAGGATAACAGCACCACCAAAGAAGATCGAGTGAATGATGCCTTCCAGGGCCAAGTCTGTTCACTGGTTAAAGTGCAAGACTGTGGGCATGCTGGAAGCAGACACAGTCAGCACTGGGCCTAGTGATAGGTGTCATGCTGAGTAGAACGTGTGTAAGTCTGAACAGTGACAAAGAGGTGGCTGTACCAGGAGCTTAAGGACCAGAATAAGAGTGAGGTGAAATATAGATACACAGGTTAAATGATGCAGATGAGTAGTAGAGAGGAATATTGAGAGGAAGGAATGAGACAGAAATGAAGGGAGAAGAGGTCagacaagagggggggggggggggggttggacatgtcgggtggtggtgggggggttgaAGGAAGACCGGGGAGGGCAGCATCACTGCTGACACACTGCTGCGGTCCAAATCCCAGCTTAGCGTGTCTAAAACAGGCCCGGGAAATAAGGCTGCGAGGCCCCTAATGCTGAGACCGCTGTCACCCCCAATCACTCACACATTGTTAATCCCCACGCCGTGacccaacacagacacacacacagccgcccGCCCACAGCCACCACACACCAACACCGGGCGGCCCATTGGCCTTGGCTCCAGGCGGGTGGCCGGTCCCAGCACTGGGTGACACGAGCTGCAGGGTCAACCTTCtgtgccgggggggggggggtacaagaGCCAGCTGGGTAGAGTTGGGGTGCGTTTCAGTAGTGTTTAACATAGTAGTGATGCTATAAGATGGAGAATGTATgatgcacagagagagggagtgaaggtgTTTAAAGAGACCAGGATGCACATAATTAAATAACCATTTTCTCCCACAACACAGATATTCTGGTTCTATCGTCCTTGTCACATCGCATGATAAGCATTTGTTTTCTTGTTCATTCTGCAGGAACTATGTAAACAATAGATCTTCTGTGCTCTGAGGATGCATTTGATAGTCAGACTTTGTCATGTTGCTAATGTCGGTCTCTTTTGTGTCTCCCTGTAGGTCCTGTCACTGTGTCTACCAACTCTGCACCCCTGAATAGTCCAGAGAGCCACAAGCCCTCACAGTGAACCAAGGTGCTCCAGTGAATACGGAGAGAGGGCCTGGATGGGAGGGCTGCAGGGGTTTCCCATGGTCTCACTTAGAAGGAACTGTTACTTAGAATGAATTGTCAAAGCTTCTTTCAGTAGTGTTGATCCTAATTGAActgtctgcaaacaagcaaacagaTAAAGAATCTGATTTAAGTGGATAACACCATTTGGATTTATCGACATGAAGCTGAAACCCAGCGATACTCAGGTTACGTTTCATAtactgtactgaacaaaaatgtaaacgcaacatgcaacaatttcaactattttttactgagttacagttcatataatgaaatcagtcaatttaaataaatacagaTACCCAGTCGGGAATACAGATACCCAGTCGGGAATACAGATACCCAGTCGGGAATACAGATACCCAGTCGGGAATACAGATACCCAGTCGGGAATACAGATACCCAGTCGGGAATACAGATACCCAGTCGGGaatacagatacctttaaaaaaaaagaaggtagGGGCgtgggatcagaaaaccagtcagtatctggtgtgaccaccatttggctcatgcagtgtgacacatctccttcgtatAGGCagtggaacacactgtcgtacacgtcaatccagagcatcccaaacattctcagtgggtgacatgtctggtgagtatacaagccatggaaaaactgggatATTATCAGCAGACAGGAATTGTCTCCAGATCCTTGCGAcgtggggctgtgcattatcatgctgaaacatgaggggatggcggcggatgaatggcacgacaatgggcctcaggatctcgtcacggtatctctgtgcattcaggttgccatcaataaaatgcaattgtgttcgttgtccatagcttatgcctgtccatactataaccccatcgccaccatggggcactctgttcacaatgttgacatcagcaaaccgctcgcccacacacaacgccatacaagctgtctgccatctgtccggtacaattgaaaccgggattaattagtgaagagcacacttgccatcgaaggtgagcatttcccCACTGAAGTCTGTTACAACGCCGCACTGCAGTCACGTTAAGACCCTAGTGAGGATGATGAGTACGCAGataagcttccctgagatggtttctgacagtttgtgcagaaattatttggttgtgcaagcccacagtttcatcagctgtttgggtggctggtctcagataatCCTGCAGGTgaaagggggtacctagtcagttgtacaactgcaAATTTTcttaaaacgatgttggaggcggcttatggtagagaaattaacataaaattatctggcaacagctatgttggacattcctgcagtcagcttgccaattgcacatgttgtgtgataaaactgcaccttttagagtggccttttattgtcccccagcacaagctgcacctgtgtaacaacaatgctgtttaatcagccacACCtgaattattttggcaaaggaaaaatgctcactaacaggaatgtaaacaaatttgtacaacACATTTTTGATAAATAAGCGTTTTGTGCATTTGGAacgtttctgggatcttttatttcagctcatgaaacatgggaccaagactttaaatgatttatatttttgttcagtgtatatagtgaaaacaaataACAGCACATCGATACAACTTTCCCTGATGTACTGTGTAGTTCAGTGGTACTATAGCTAAAGTCACATTATAGAGTTAAGGAAACACCAGTATTTTGTTCTGCTAATATACACCCTTAGAGAAAAAGGTGCATCTAGAACCTAAAACAGTTATtttgctgtccccataggagaaccctttgaagatccctttttggttccaggtagaaccatttccCCAGAGAGTTGTACATGgtacccaaaagagttctacctagaacaaaaagggttctcctatggacgcagccaaagaaccctttcggaacccttttttctacAAGTGTATTGAGAACAAAAATGATATGTGGACAGAGATAAATGAATAGGAATTGATAAAATGTTACTGCTTTAGAATGAGGTTTTATTTAGAATTATAGCAAGGGTCCAGTGTTGTAATTCAATAAAATGACATGACAAAAAATACAATCTGACTTTGGTGCCAATGTCTGCAGGCTACATTGTGCTTTTGCCACTTACAGTTGACGACCTATGTTTATACAGTATTTCTTCCTTTAATAATCGTACCTAGCCTGATTTTATATTggtctctcctgtctgtgtgcCTAATGTTGTGTGTTTATGCTGGTGTTAATCTGTATCGTAGCTATGCGTACTGTATATATTTGAGTGTGCCTCTGCATATATACAGATTGTCAGGTGTGTGGCAGTAATTGACAAGGACACTGATCCGGTGGCTAGATTAGAAGGTCAGTGTGGGTGGAAACTAGGAAAGAGGGACAGCTATTCCTGAACCGGAGAATATATAGAACATGACTTTTCTGTCCTGCTGCCCGACATACTCACCCACAAATTGATGTACACAATAGATATTCACCCTCATTTACTTCAGGACAACAACCCTGTTAGGCATTTCTAATCAGATGCTACTGTTTAATGTTGCAGGCAAAAATAGCAGATTTCTTAAAATGAACAAGTCTGCAAACTACACCTACAATATTAAAAGTAGCACCTGAGTAGAAATATGTATGTGCAAAGGAATTGAGGGGACATAACCTGAATTAAGGGGACATAGACTAATTTAATTATGCTACATCCCCTCAATTCCTAAGAACATATTTTGATTACCATAATAAAACAGATTTCTACTAGTTTCCTGAACATGTTAAGCAACATGGTGGAAAACTTCAGTCATACTTGTTCAGTGGGGAATTCTAAAAGTCAAGAAGACAGATTCGATCTTTATGTTGATTCGTCCTGTCCACCCCTGTGAGAGATGTGCTATTCTGAGGCACTTGCATGCTTGCAGCCTCAATCATGTATTTCCACTTTAACATCAGTACACTTCTAGCAGTTCATTAGGGCAGACTTTCACATATTTTACAATAAAACGGGATAGAGCTAAACAAATATAAATGAGTTTGAATGTTGAAGAGATAGCAAGGGTCTCTGAGGCTGAGCCCAGTTTTTATGCTAGTGTTAATTAATTTATCAATGTGATGACGGAACAAATAAACTGAGCACTTTTTGGACATTCTCTATAAGGATGTTCTCTCTCTGATCTGAAGACTTCACATAAAAACAGAGACACATAGAATGACACTGTGCTCTAGGCCTAACTTACCACAGCTGAGAACAGATATCTGATACAGTAATGTTGATTGTTTCTGTAAGGATTCAGTTGTATATGTCAGATAAAACAGTACAGCTCCAACGGTCTGAATATTGTTGAAGAGATACCTAAAATAATGTTTAGTATAGGGCTCTACAGATACCCTCCATCCATGGACTTCACGTCATTCAGAGTATGACTTGTCTAGTTGGCTCGTTGTTCAAATGTGGTACTTTACTGCCCTCTAGTGGTCGTTTTGTATCTCAAAAAAATAATAAAGAACACAATCCACGTAAAAAACAAAGTTTTTCCATTGCCTCAAAACATGGGACaagactaccaattggataccacgaaattcgGGAAATAAAGAGGTAAAAAACTTGATTCACTACTGGACACTTTCTGTGTAACTCCTTTTCACAaggattcaattttttttttttttttatcacacaCGATAACCTATTTTGTCCAGTATTTGAAACAACATTGGACTGAGATTGCTAATGCATTCAGAAGAACACCAGATTGTGATGGTCATAGCAAACAAACCTTACTCATAATGGTCAAAGTTGTGCTTTTCACAGCTCTGGCGATAACATCAAATATCTATGTTAGTAATTGATTGATAGTCAATGGACTAAACAAAATTGACagaagacaggtgtgtgtgtgtaacatccaTTTACCACCTTATATGAGAAATCTGGAAATTACAAACATTGTTTTATTTCAGCATCTTAACATTTCAAATTCAAATTAAGAAATAAAAATGATTTAAGTTAAAAGGGTGACACATCAACCTGAGAAACATTACACAAATGTAGAATCTGGAGCAAAGTGAAGGGGGAGGTCTAAATATCTCTGACCATCCCATTTATAGCTCCCATAACATTAACATAAATTATCACTTTACCAATTACACTATTTTTGGTTTGCAAGAGAGCATTGACCACCAAGCTCCATTACCCTCACAACAAGGCCCCTCAGGAGCGATCACAAAGAATATCACTGGATTCACTATTTGTTTAAAAAAGCCTTAAAATGCTGTCTCCAATTATTTATCACTGAAACCAAATTTGAGAATTCAAAGACAAAGGGAAAACAGTGTCAATCAGGTAAAGGGGAAATGAAATGAGAATGAACCATCAAGGATCCCCTTTGACAGCCAAAATAAGCTTACGTCGATGTTGTTTTCTGTACAAAATTTAATTAGAATCCCCCATCTCCATTTCATTCACAAATATTATTTCCACGATGAAAAATGTGCGTaagcaaaaaaattaaaaagaatACATTGACAACcagtcccatgtggctcagttgatagagcatggtgcttgcaacaccagggttgtgggttcaattcccacaggggaccagtcaGGAGAAAGTATGGAAATGTATGCACTACTGTTAGTCACTCTGAATAAGTGCATCTGCTCAATGATGTAAATAACCATGATAGTGATGATCAATATTGTAAGAATAAACCATTGCTCCAGAGATTTTTTTGAATTGTATACAATTTGCTGTGCTGATCAGaatctacacactcacacacaaagagggggggggggggggggctgtactCCCATTCATGCGTTCCCATGAAAGACACCAGCTCAGTCTTTATTTTACTGGCAGAGTTGGGAAGGAGGAAGGGGACTAGGGCAGTTGTTGTAGCACCctgcagagaatgaggtactccCCACTGCAGACAAAAACCTAACCCCATCCTCCTGTGACCACTACCTGTCTCAGATTCCCTGTCTTCTGTTTTATCTGATCTCTCCACACGGCATCATGACAATGGGACATCTGAtttgatggtgtggtggtgggaGATCTGACCAGCAACAAGCAGGTACATGCACAAAAGAGTACCCTATAATAGTCTGCTGCCGAGAGTACTAAGAAAACACCACTATACACGTTATTCTTATCATAATCATTGTTTCTCTAATCACTACCAACATAAGAGGAGAGGGCAGGTAGGGGAGGGGGAAGACAGActggtgagaagaggagaggtaaaTTAAAGAGGCATTTAAGCGCGCTCCCCACGGATACGACGGGCCAGCTGGATGTCTTTGGGCATGATGGTGACACGCTTGGCATGGATAGCGCACAGGTTGGTGTCCTCAAACAGACCAACCAGGTAAGCCTCGCTGGCCTCCTGCAGACAACAAAGAACAGGTATGAAAAATGGCTCACGACAACACACTTAAAAATGTGTGGACAATATCAACCTATAAAATGCTATTCTGTGATACACTCAGGCACATGATCCAAGTATTCCTCTTCAGTGTGTGATAAAACAATCAACACAATGCAATTATTTTTCTCTTGCCTCAAACTTGAGTTATGTGGTTTATGACAGCAACTACAATGGTGATGATGTAGCACTGACCTGCAGGGCTCCAATGGCTGCACTCTGGAAACGCAGGTCAGTCTTGAAGTCCTGGGCGATTTCTCTCACCAAGCGCTGGAAGGGCAGCttgcggatcagcagctcagtggacttctggtaacgaCGGATCTCACGCAGGGCCACCGTACCAGGCCTGGAGGGAAACACAGTTAGAAGAATCCCATGACTAACATCACTGTATGGATTCATTACAAAAATCCAGAATCAAACTCTTCAGGCCTAAATCGTATCTTGAATCAGGTGGTGATGGAGTCATAATAAGGGCCAGTACTGTGACTCAGGGACAGGGGGCAGCTCTGGTAAGACCTTATCAGcctttctgtcactctctctcacctgtaGCGATGGGGCTTCTTGACCCCACCAGTAGAAGGGGCACTCTTGCGGGCAGCTTTGGTGGCCAGCTGCTTACGTGGGGCTTTGCCTCCAGTAGATTTACGAGCTGTTTGCTTGGTACGGGCCATGGCTCCTACAAATTACCTGAATGAAGGGGAGAACCACATACATCGATGTGAGATATAACAATGACCATAGGTTAAAAATGTTAACTTTCAGTTGTTGCAATTAGACCTGATAAACAAGTCATTGCATTTTTATTAATCCGTTCTCAGCTGATTAAAAACTTAAACTAAATTGAAAAGCACTGAAACAAGAGTTTTATACAGTAATTGGGTGTTCAACTCATTGTCATTGAACACATTTGGAACAAAAAGTGCGGACAAGCTACAACATGAATCTATCTCCCTAATCAAAGTCGACAGTgagccaatcaatcaatcaacggGGAAAACGACGGCATTGGTTGGTTAGTCAATCTAATTGTGTAAACATATGACTAAGACCAATCAGCGTGTGTTCTGTCACGAAGAGGCGGGATCTACAGCTCCCAGACATTGTTGGTAGCCCCGCCCACTCAGCTGTGATGATGGCGGCTGCTTGATGCGCAACCGGGATAAAGACCCAAGGCAGAAAAGCAAGGGAGTAGCACTAAAACTTTGATATTTCAAGAAACAGCAGTTTGACAATCTCATTAAACAACTAATACACATTAAAGAAGACATCCCAGGGAACTCGTATGTAGGCATAGAAACGGAGTTCGACCGCCAATGCCTGCGTACAACCGAAGCGAACCCGCGCATAATTTGAAACAATTTCTCCGGCTGCACTAGCTGTAGAAAAGGCTGCAATTCTGTGCCGTTTCGACAGTCGGGTTTGTTATTTTTCTCTACGACTAAAATGAAATGGATTTCCAACAAAATAACCAGAATTGAAGCAATTTGAAACTTTTCAAATGTGAAGTTACCGTAAATTAAAAGCAGTCGAGTGTTTGACTTACCTACACCAAAAGAGGTTAAAAAGGATGTGAGAAATGTTTAGCTTGTCTGGCCGTGTCAGTATTTTCTTCCTCGTATCCACAATGGGAACAAACGTACAGCGGGAAAATGGCTGCTATGTCAATCATTTCTCCCATAATGCAACAGTGtatacacacatttcttgttttgtagcaCTTCGGCCACATGTCCTTTGGATATTTATTTTGTACTCTGAATCGGTCTCAAATTCATAAGCGAACATCGTAGCCTACCTAATATCGATATTTTTTATCCAGATATTGTGGAAATGTATTGGCTTTTCAATTTGCCATGCTCAAGAAAATGATGCAATTGTATATCCGTGTACAACCTTAATCACAAGTCTTAGGCAAATGTTAACCTTAAATGTCGTCACAAAAATGTCTGGTTTCCGatcagtggtgtgaagtactacTTTAGTTTCTGTACTTTACCATTTACATTGGACAActcctaaagaaaatgtacttttcaCACCATACAGTTTCCCTgccacccaaaagtactcattacattttgaatgtttagcaTGACAAGAAAATGATCCAATTCACCCATTTACCAAGAGAACGTCGCTGGTCATTcctgctgcctctgatcaggCAGACTCACAAGAGgtagtagggatgttctcttgttaagtgaattggaccatttcccgGTCTAGCTAAGCATttgaaatgtaacgagtacttttgggtgtcagggaaaagtGATAAAGGTACATTTAGGAATGTAGTCAaacatagtaaagtacagatacccccaaaactgctttaaagtatttttacaccactgctgtgTTTGTAAAGTATGTCTGAGTGTTAGTGTGCCCATTGCTATCTGTAAATATGTATATCTAAAACTAAATACTTTTACTCTAGTATTTTACTGGTGACTCACCTGTCATTTTTTATTAAAGGCATTGTTACAAGTAAAAATGGGTACTTTTTCCAATGAATATGACAGTTCTTCAAATGACCAAATATGAAAAACTCTTTTTAAAGTACAAATTGAGTAAAATACCATTGCCAGCAGCATGCAACTCAGTACTTTGTGTAGGTCAATCACTTTACTAAACCAGTTGTGGAACATCAGTTTATCACCTTTGTGAGAATTCTGGACATTACAAATGTCTGCTTAAAAAAAATTAACAGAAAATTAAAATCAAAACCAGTAAGAAAAGGGTATCACAACCTGAGAAAGGAACTAAAATATTACCTGGATAAAACATGGGAGAAATACATAAACATTACGCTACATATAGGCCTTTGCAATGTTTTGAATCAATGTCATTTATCAATTTCAGAACAAAATTAACTATTTGTAAATGCATCCTGTAAACAGTAGAAACACTAGttgtaaaaaaacaaatgaaAGGGTACATGTAAAAAACCAATGCAAGTCTATCAATTAGAAAAGCCTGTTATAATAATGTAATAGCATCGTCAATAGGAGAAAATGCTTGCCCAAGATGCTTCGTGCATGCACCCTTTGCCGTGCCGATTTGCACACACATTAAAGGTGTGACTCCAATCGGCTTCAAAACAGATACATGATACACAAAGTACCCTAAAAGTCTTCTGCTAAGAGAACTAAGGGGGACAAGACTGCACACTACTTTTATCACATCATTACTGAAATCAAGCTACTTAAAAGGAAAAGTGGGGAGGGAAAGACAGCCTGAGGACACGTAAATTAGGGAGGCATCTAAGCGCGCTCCCCACGGATACGACGGGCCAGTTGGATGTCTTTGGGCATGATGGTGACACGCTTGGCATGGATGGCGCACAAGTTGGTGTCCTCAAACAAACCAACAAGGTATGCCTCGCTGGCCTCCTGCAGACAAAATACAAGTTCAATTCAGTTGATGATATAAGCGTTAACTTGGTATGGGACAATGCCTTCTTCAAACATTTGGGGAGAGTACTGCCAGTAGGCCACCATTAAAGGGATACCTCAATATTTTGGTGATGAGGCCCTTTGTCCACTTCCCCAGAATCAGATGCACTTGTGGATATCATTTTTGTCAGTCTCCTGTATGAAGgatgttagaggtagttttgcatgccaatgctaactagcattagcgcaatgacaaAGTCTATGGCATCTAcgagcatgctagcagatacccatagacttgcaGTCATTGGGCTTGCTAGTTAGGTTTGTGAGCCAATGCAAACTAACtttcttcatactggacacagacataAATATGCATCCATTTTAGACTCAGCGAAAGTAGAGGGCCTCATGGCCAAATTTCCTTAGTATCCCTATAAGTGTACAAATTCTGATAGGTCTGGCTTTAGTGTCATTTGGTGGGTGAACAAAAATCATAAACACACTGACCTGCAGAGCTCCAATGGCTGCACTCTGGAAACGCAGGTCAGTCTTGAAGTCCTGAGCAATTTCTCTCACCAAACGCTGGAAGGGCAGCttgcggatcagcagctcagtggacttctggtaCCGACGGATCTCACGCAGGGCCACTGTACCAGGCCTGGAGGGAAACAGTAATTAAGTAACACCACTGTGGTCCTTTACTTTATCTACATCAAATTATTAAAGGAGAGAGCATGACACCAGGTGGGTCGAAGCCTGCATGTTCAGGCACTGCATTTTGTCCCGCCGTCACCTGTAGCGATGGGGCTTCTTGACCCCACCAGTAGAAGGGGCGCTCTTGCGGGCAGCTTTGGTGGCCAGCTGCTTACGTGGGGCTTTGCCTCCAGTAGATTTA from Oncorhynchus kisutch isolate 150728-3 linkage group LG15, Okis_V2, whole genome shotgun sequence encodes:
- the LOC109905543 gene encoding histone H3.3; this translates as MARTKQTARKSTGGKAPRKQLATKAARKSAPSTGGVKKPHRYRPGTVALREIRRYQKSTELLIRKLPFQRLVREIAQDFKTDLRFQSAAIGALQEASEAYLVGLFEDTNLCAIHAKRVTIMPKDIQLARRIRGERA
- the LOC109905545 gene encoding histone H3.3; amino-acid sequence: MARTKQTARKSTGGKAPRKQLATKAARKSAPSTGGVKKPHRYRPGTVALREIRRYQKSTELLIRKLPFQRLVREIAQDFKTDLRFQSAAIGALQEASEAYLVGLFEDTNLCAIHAKRVTIMPKDIQLARRIRGERA